In the genome of Salinirussus salinus, one region contains:
- a CDS encoding TIGR00341 family protein, which translates to MRLVQVTIPSGKRETILGALDEEDVDYVVSDETSSREYAAIAYVPLPTNAVEPVLEALRDAGLDDDAYTVVLEANTVVSRRFEELEERYAGEEDEDRIAREELTSTASSMAPSPRTYVVMTVVSALIATAGLLLDSPAVVVGSMVIAPLVGPAMAASVGTVVNDRELFVRGVRYQLGGLVLAVVTAALFALVVRYAHLIPPLDDITSVGQIRERLAPDFLSLAVALGAGVAGALSLTSGVSTALVGVMIAVALIPPAATVGIGAAWGAPLVTLGSGVLLAVNVLSINLAALSVLWYAGYRPERWFRRGAARSATLKRIGVLVVAILVLSAFLGGVTLDSFSRATTEERIRTTAASVVEEAEGSVGVDLRVLDVQVDYTNTALFRKANRVVVTVGVPPGETVSGMADRLDARLDGAAGHDIETEVRYVGTEGG; encoded by the coding sequence GTGCGACTCGTCCAGGTCACCATCCCCTCGGGAAAGCGCGAGACGATCCTCGGCGCACTGGACGAGGAGGACGTCGACTACGTGGTCTCCGACGAGACCAGCAGCCGGGAGTACGCCGCCATCGCGTACGTCCCGCTGCCGACGAACGCCGTCGAACCGGTGCTTGAGGCGCTCCGGGACGCCGGCCTCGACGACGACGCCTACACCGTCGTGCTCGAGGCGAACACGGTCGTCTCCCGGCGCTTCGAAGAGCTCGAGGAGCGGTACGCCGGGGAGGAAGACGAGGACCGGATCGCCCGCGAGGAGCTGACCAGTACCGCATCGAGCATGGCGCCCTCTCCCCGGACCTACGTCGTGATGACTGTCGTGAGCGCACTGATCGCGACTGCGGGCCTGTTGCTCGACTCCCCGGCGGTCGTGGTCGGCTCGATGGTCATCGCCCCGCTCGTCGGGCCCGCGATGGCCGCCAGCGTCGGGACGGTCGTCAACGACCGCGAGCTGTTCGTCCGCGGGGTTCGCTACCAGCTCGGCGGGCTCGTGCTCGCGGTAGTGACCGCGGCGCTGTTCGCGCTGGTGGTTCGGTACGCCCACCTGATCCCGCCGCTCGATGACATTACCAGCGTGGGACAGATCCGCGAGCGGCTCGCCCCCGACTTTCTCTCGCTGGCCGTCGCCCTCGGCGCGGGCGTCGCCGGGGCACTCAGTCTCACCTCCGGCGTCTCCACGGCCCTGGTGGGCGTGATGATCGCCGTGGCGCTCATTCCGCCAGCCGCGACCGTCGGGATCGGGGCCGCCTGGGGCGCGCCACTTGTGACACTCGGGTCAGGTGTGCTGCTGGCGGTGAACGTCCTCTCGATCAACCTCGCGGCACTGTCGGTGCTGTGGTACGCCGGCTACCGGCCGGAGCGGTGGTTCCGACGGGGCGCTGCCCGGAGCGCGACGCTCAAGCGCATCGGGGTACTCGTCGTCGCTATCCTCGTCCTCTCGGCGTTTCTCGGCGGCGTCACTCTGGACTCGTTCAGCCGCGCGACGACCGAGGAACGCATCCGAACCACGGCGGCGTCGGTCGTCGAGGAGGCGGAGGGCAGCGTCGGGGTCGACCTGCGGGTGCTCGACGTACAGGTGGACTACACCAACACCGCGCTGTTCCGGAAGGCGAACCGGGTGGTAGTGACCGTCGGTGTTCCGCCAGGGGAGACCGTCTCCGGGATGGCCGACCGGCTCGACGCCCGCCTCGACGGGGCGGCCGGTCACGACATCGAGACGGAGGTCCGCTACGTCGGGACCGAGGGCGGATAG
- the engB gene encoding GTP-binding protein EngB, with protein sequence MFETRPDRDSEVVLVGRSNVGKSTLMRELTGHDFATGQRPGVTREPNHYDWASEDFLITDLPGFGFMNGVPEEVRERIKTDIVRYIETHADHILVGVLVVDGKAVVDIIDRHSGPDEVPYDIEMFGFLRDVGIPPVVAVNKMDKVDDRDARLNEVADRFGLVPPWQQWQDTIAPISAKRGSVDALTGAVREHLHEAGRDDLFQFF encoded by the coding sequence ATGTTCGAGACGCGGCCCGACCGGGACAGCGAGGTGGTGCTCGTGGGCCGGTCGAACGTCGGCAAGTCGACCCTGATGCGCGAGCTCACGGGCCACGACTTCGCGACCGGCCAGCGCCCCGGCGTCACCCGCGAGCCCAACCACTACGACTGGGCCAGCGAGGACTTTCTCATCACCGACCTGCCGGGCTTTGGCTTCATGAACGGCGTCCCCGAGGAGGTCCGCGAGCGGATCAAAACCGACATCGTCCGGTACATCGAGACCCACGCCGACCACATTCTGGTCGGGGTGCTCGTCGTCGACGGGAAGGCCGTCGTCGACATCATCGACCGCCACTCCGGCCCCGATGAGGTCCCCTACGACATCGAGATGTTCGGCTTTCTCCGGGACGTGGGTATCCCGCCGGTCGTCGCGGTCAACAAGATGGACAAGGTCGACGACCGCGACGCCCGCCTGAACGAGGTCGCCGACCGGTTCGGGCTCGTTCCGCCCTGGCAACAGTGGCAGGACACTATCGCACCCATCAGCGCCAAGCGCGGGTCGGTCGACGCGCTCACCGGAGCGGTCCGTGAACACCTTCACGAGGCCGGCCGTGACGACCTCTTCCAGTTCTTCTAG
- a CDS encoding quinone oxidoreductase family protein, with product MRAVRYHEAGGPEVLELEEVERPEPGPGEVLVEVEAASVNPVDAKFRAWGVPSMPKTTGSDLAGTVAAVGAGADYAAGDRVFGTGLHTDRFSGGSFADYAVVPTDLLAPLPEGVTFAEGAAVALVGVTAWRAFVDHAGLEPGATAFVHGGNGGVGHVAVGLADALGATPVATARPEHHDAVRGFGASAVLDYDREDLAEAAREAMGGGADAVLDHMPDRYFGADVELAGQEGDVAVIAGDGATLPDVTAARSKELDIHLMSMSNLATHPEMPDMAPILARLGRLLAGDRLEVAIDRTHSLAEAGEAHRAVMEESVVGKVVVEP from the coding sequence ATGCGCGCTGTTCGCTACCACGAGGCCGGCGGCCCGGAGGTCCTGGAACTCGAAGAGGTCGAGCGGCCCGAGCCCGGGCCAGGGGAGGTGCTGGTCGAGGTCGAGGCGGCGAGTGTCAACCCCGTTGACGCGAAGTTCCGGGCGTGGGGCGTCCCGTCGATGCCCAAAACCACCGGCTCGGACCTGGCGGGGACGGTCGCCGCCGTCGGCGCGGGCGCCGACTACGCCGCGGGCGACCGCGTCTTCGGGACGGGCCTGCACACCGACCGTTTTTCGGGTGGGTCCTTCGCCGACTACGCCGTCGTTCCGACGGACCTGCTCGCCCCCCTGCCCGAGGGCGTGACCTTCGCCGAGGGTGCGGCGGTCGCGCTCGTCGGCGTCACCGCCTGGCGCGCATTCGTCGACCACGCCGGCCTCGAGCCCGGTGCGACGGCGTTCGTCCACGGCGGCAACGGCGGCGTCGGCCACGTCGCGGTCGGCCTCGCGGACGCGCTGGGGGCGACACCGGTCGCGACTGCCCGCCCCGAACACCACGACGCGGTCCGGGGATTCGGCGCCAGCGCCGTCCTCGATTACGACCGTGAGGACCTGGCCGAGGCCGCTCGAGAGGCGATGGGTGGCGGGGCCGACGCGGTGCTGGATCACATGCCCGACCGCTATTTCGGGGCCGACGTCGAACTCGCAGGACAGGAGGGCGACGTGGCGGTCATCGCCGGCGACGGGGCGACGCTGCCGGACGTGACCGCCGCACGCTCGAAGGAGCTCGACATCCATCTCATGAGCATGTCGAACCTGGCGACCCACCCGGAGATGCCCGACATGGCGCCGATCCTCGCCCGGCTCGGACGGCTGCTCGCCGGGGACCGGCTCGAGGTGGCCATCGACCGGACCCACAGCCTGGCGGAGGCCGGCGAGGCCCACCGGGCGGTGATGGAGGAGAGCGTCGTCGGCAAGGTCGTCGTCGAGCCGTAG
- the polC gene encoding DNA polymerase II large subunit: MRPADDRYFEELEDGLDDAFDVATRARERGGDPTESVEIPVAKDMADRVENILGIDGVAERVRELDGKMSREEAALALVEDFVEGTVGDYDTRAGKVEGAVRTAVALLTEGVVAAPIEGIDRVELLENDDGTEFVNVYYAGPIRSAGGTAQALSVLVADYARTLLGIEEYRTRSDEVGRYAEEVALYDSETGLQYSPIEPEAEFIAEHMPVMLDGEATGDEEVEGYRDLERVDTNASRGGMCLVFAEGIALKAPKIQRYTRELDEVDWPWLQDLIDGAYKEDHEDDAADGDDAADEGEEDDGPAGEENEGEDGDRDGAAGPPRPDPSKKYLRDLIAGRPVFSHPSEPGGFRLRYGRARNHGHATAGVHPATMHLVDDFLATGTQIKTERPGKAAGVVPVDTIEGPTVRLANGEVRRIDDAEEALAVRNGVESVLDLGEYLVNYGEFVENNHPLAPASYTAEWWRQEFADAGGPVQALEDDVAVDLADPTAAEALAWAEEYDAPLHPAYTYLWHDVSVDDLCALADAVEAADAVAADGAAMDEGGGDGRREGDRGGTETLLALPRTEGVRETLESLLVEHTQESERLLVPDWRPLARSLGFTEDLTRSWDRGDLSEAASSYDGGDNAIEAVNELAPFRVRERAPTRVGNRMGRPEKSEQRELSPAVHSLYPIGDAGGNQRDVAAAADHGDAVDGTRGEVEVEVGRRECRECASRGHEARCPDCGGVTDPVYVCRDCDREVKPDESGRAECPACGTLASPTQTTTLNVHDRLQAALDNVGERPSAFDTLKAVKGLTSEEKAPEPLEKGILRAKHGVSAFKDGTVRYDMTDLPVTSVRPAELDVTAEQFRELGYGTDIHGDPLRHDDQLVELKVQDVVLSDGAAEHMLATADFVDDLLTQYYGLDAFYDLEEREDLVGELVFGMAPHTSAAVVGRVVGFTSAAVGYAHPYFHASKRRNCFHPETKVWYRDETGDWCHERIDELTDQYLDDEAADRDAFGTLVDSLDHLDGDLAVPAFAENGTQSVQPVQSLSKHPAPDHVVTVRTVSGRELSVTPDHDVHVYDPDLGRLVSVAAGALDEGDRLATPAHLDDITHSDAVPELDLLREFLDGDVVARDRLIIQGLDRDLLYTLFEDRLADEWEGEFYPLQSTAEWLGMTKKRLSNYLYRESIPASLLGEFFETDSDLCSFVPAEVTLGVKRDTATVDRMTELGDRVATLLGYYAAEGFTRKQKTTKGTVHQTTLCGTEEEARRFFLDTLREEFGADPYVENHAKVTASGRLLRAVFDTVLDAGVSAPTKRVPQCIFDAPDRTVAAYLRGYFSGDGSADGDAPRVSATTVSDELRTDLLALLTRLGITATVNTVGPALLREKFPGFYDQDDDSLSRPRHEISVSRSDAVTFAETVGFHLSRKDRRLQECVQTVDVGDAPAYAFDGGTDQFVLDPVEEVSYTESDVDHVYCLTVSETHSLIANDMSVKQCDGDEDCVMLLLDGLLNFSRKFLPDQRGGRMDAPLVMSSRIDPSEIDDEAHNVDIMAEYPREFYEATREMADPEAVADVMTIAEDRLGTEGEYHGFAHTHDTGNIAAGPALSAYKTLGSMEEKMDAQLAISRTLRAVDEADVAERIIEYHFLPDLLGNLKAFTSQEYLCRGCGEKYRRPPLTGECRECGGDVALTVHEGSVNKYMDTALRVAEEFGARAYTKQRLRILEKRIDRIFEDDNNKQSGIADFM; the protein is encoded by the coding sequence ATGCGTCCCGCGGACGACCGCTACTTCGAGGAACTCGAGGACGGCCTCGACGACGCCTTCGACGTGGCCACCCGGGCCCGCGAGCGTGGCGGCGACCCCACGGAGAGCGTGGAGATCCCCGTCGCCAAGGACATGGCCGACCGCGTCGAGAACATCCTCGGCATCGACGGCGTCGCCGAGCGGGTCCGCGAACTCGACGGGAAGATGTCCCGCGAGGAAGCGGCGCTGGCGCTGGTCGAGGACTTCGTCGAGGGCACCGTCGGCGACTACGACACCCGCGCCGGCAAGGTGGAGGGCGCGGTCCGGACCGCCGTCGCCCTCCTCACGGAGGGTGTCGTCGCCGCCCCCATCGAGGGGATCGACCGCGTCGAACTGCTGGAAAACGACGACGGCACGGAGTTCGTCAACGTCTACTACGCCGGCCCGATCCGCTCGGCGGGCGGGACCGCGCAGGCGCTGTCCGTGCTCGTCGCCGACTACGCCCGGACGCTTTTAGGGATCGAGGAGTACCGGACCCGGAGCGACGAGGTCGGGCGCTACGCCGAGGAGGTGGCGCTGTACGACTCCGAGACGGGACTCCAGTACAGCCCCATCGAACCGGAGGCGGAGTTCATCGCCGAGCACATGCCGGTCATGCTCGACGGGGAGGCCACCGGCGACGAGGAGGTCGAGGGCTACCGCGACCTCGAGCGGGTCGACACCAACGCCTCCCGCGGGGGGATGTGTCTGGTCTTCGCCGAGGGGATCGCGCTGAAGGCCCCCAAGATCCAGCGGTACACCCGCGAACTCGACGAGGTCGACTGGCCCTGGCTCCAGGACCTCATCGACGGCGCGTACAAGGAGGACCACGAAGACGACGCGGCCGACGGCGATGACGCCGCTGACGAGGGCGAGGAGGACGACGGCCCCGCAGGCGAAGAGAACGAGGGGGAGGACGGCGACCGGGACGGGGCGGCCGGCCCGCCCCGTCCCGACCCCTCGAAGAAGTACCTCCGGGACCTGATCGCCGGCCGGCCGGTGTTCTCCCATCCCAGCGAGCCCGGCGGCTTCCGGCTGCGCTACGGCCGCGCCCGCAACCACGGCCACGCGACGGCGGGCGTCCACCCGGCGACGATGCACCTGGTCGACGACTTCCTCGCCACAGGGACACAGATCAAGACCGAACGGCCCGGCAAGGCCGCGGGGGTCGTCCCCGTCGACACCATCGAAGGGCCGACCGTCCGGCTGGCAAACGGCGAGGTCCGCCGGATCGACGACGCCGAGGAGGCCCTGGCCGTCAGAAACGGCGTCGAGTCGGTGCTCGACCTGGGGGAGTATCTGGTCAACTACGGCGAGTTCGTCGAGAACAACCACCCGCTCGCGCCGGCCTCCTACACCGCCGAGTGGTGGCGCCAGGAGTTCGCCGACGCCGGCGGCCCCGTCCAGGCGCTCGAAGACGACGTCGCCGTCGACCTCGCGGACCCGACCGCGGCGGAGGCACTCGCCTGGGCAGAGGAGTACGACGCCCCGCTGCACCCGGCCTACACCTACCTCTGGCACGACGTGAGCGTCGACGACCTCTGTGCGCTGGCCGACGCCGTCGAGGCCGCCGACGCCGTCGCGGCTGACGGGGCAGCGATGGACGAGGGCGGGGGTGACGGCCGCCGTGAGGGGGACCGCGGGGGCACGGAGACGCTGCTCGCGCTTCCCCGCACCGAGGGGGTCCGGGAGACCCTGGAGTCGCTGCTGGTCGAGCACACCCAGGAGTCCGAGCGGCTGCTCGTCCCCGACTGGCGGCCGCTCGCGCGTTCGCTGGGCTTTACCGAGGACCTGACCCGCTCGTGGGACCGCGGGGACCTCTCGGAGGCGGCCAGCAGCTACGACGGCGGCGACAACGCCATCGAGGCGGTGAACGAACTCGCCCCCTTCCGGGTCCGCGAGCGGGCGCCCACGCGGGTGGGCAACCGGATGGGCCGACCGGAGAAATCGGAACAGCGGGAGCTGTCCCCGGCGGTCCACTCGCTGTACCCCATCGGCGACGCCGGCGGGAACCAGCGCGACGTCGCCGCGGCCGCCGACCACGGCGACGCCGTCGACGGAACCAGAGGGGAGGTCGAGGTGGAGGTCGGCCGCCGGGAGTGTCGCGAGTGCGCGAGCCGGGGCCACGAGGCCCGGTGCCCCGACTGTGGGGGTGTCACCGACCCGGTCTACGTCTGCCGGGACTGCGACCGCGAGGTCAAGCCCGACGAGTCCGGCCGCGCGGAGTGCCCCGCCTGCGGGACGCTGGCCTCCCCCACGCAGACGACGACGCTGAACGTCCACGACCGGCTCCAGGCGGCGCTCGACAACGTCGGCGAGCGCCCTTCCGCCTTCGACACGCTGAAAGCGGTCAAGGGGCTGACCTCCGAGGAGAAAGCGCCCGAACCCTTGGAGAAGGGCATCCTGCGGGCCAAACACGGCGTCTCGGCGTTCAAGGACGGCACCGTGCGCTACGACATGACCGACCTGCCGGTCACGTCGGTCCGGCCGGCCGAGCTCGACGTCACGGCCGAGCAGTTCCGCGAGCTCGGCTACGGGACCGACATCCACGGCGACCCGCTGCGCCACGACGACCAGCTCGTCGAGCTCAAGGTTCAGGACGTCGTCCTCTCGGACGGGGCCGCCGAGCACATGCTCGCGACCGCCGACTTCGTCGACGACCTGCTGACCCAGTACTACGGGCTCGACGCCTTCTACGACCTCGAGGAGCGGGAAGACCTGGTCGGCGAACTCGTCTTCGGGATGGCGCCCCACACCTCCGCGGCCGTCGTCGGCCGCGTCGTCGGCTTTACGAGTGCCGCCGTCGGGTACGCCCACCCCTACTTCCACGCCTCGAAACGGCGGAACTGTTTCCACCCGGAGACGAAGGTGTGGTACAGAGACGAAACCGGCGACTGGTGCCACGAGCGGATCGATGAACTGACCGACCAGTATCTCGACGACGAGGCCGCCGACCGGGATGCCTTCGGAACACTCGTCGACTCGCTCGACCATCTCGACGGTGACCTCGCCGTTCCTGCATTCGCCGAGAACGGGACGCAGTCGGTTCAGCCCGTCCAGTCGCTCAGCAAGCACCCCGCACCCGACCACGTCGTCACCGTGCGGACTGTTTCCGGCAGGGAACTGTCCGTCACCCCCGACCACGACGTACACGTGTACGACCCCGACCTCGGCCGCCTCGTGTCAGTCGCGGCCGGGGCTCTCGACGAGGGCGACCGTCTGGCGACACCAGCACACCTCGACGACATCACCCACTCCGACGCGGTACCCGAATTGGACCTCCTTCGTGAATTCCTTGACGGCGACGTAGTCGCCCGGGACCGGTTGATAATCCAGGGTCTCGATAGGGATCTCCTCTACACGCTGTTCGAGGACCGTCTCGCTGACGAGTGGGAGGGCGAGTTCTACCCGCTACAGAGCACCGCGGAGTGGCTCGGGATGACGAAGAAGCGGCTGAGTAACTACCTGTACCGCGAGAGTATTCCGGCCTCACTACTCGGGGAGTTTTTCGAGACCGACTCTGACCTGTGCTCGTTCGTCCCGGCAGAGGTGACGCTGGGCGTCAAGCGGGACACTGCGACGGTGGACCGGATGACTGAGCTTGGGGACCGGGTTGCGACGCTACTCGGCTACTACGCCGCCGAGGGATTCACACGCAAGCAGAAAACAACCAAGGGCACCGTCCACCAGACGACGCTCTGCGGGACCGAGGAGGAGGCCCGACGGTTCTTCCTCGACACGTTGCGCGAGGAGTTCGGTGCCGACCCGTACGTCGAGAACCACGCGAAGGTGACGGCGTCCGGTCGTCTCCTCCGGGCGGTCTTCGATACGGTCCTCGATGCGGGTGTCTCTGCTCCGACCAAGCGCGTCCCCCAGTGCATTTTCGACGCACCCGACCGGACCGTTGCCGCGTACCTCCGCGGCTATTTCAGTGGCGACGGTTCGGCCGACGGGGATGCCCCACGTGTCAGCGCAACGACGGTAAGCGACGAACTCAGGACGGACCTGCTGGCGTTGCTTACACGACTCGGCATCACGGCCACGGTCAACACCGTCGGACCAGCGCTACTGCGCGAGAAATTCCCTGGGTTTTACGACCAAGACGACGACTCGCTTAGCCGCCCTCGACACGAGATATCCGTTTCACGGTCCGACGCCGTGACCTTCGCAGAAACCGTCGGGTTTCACCTCTCGCGAAAGGACCGACGACTGCAGGAGTGTGTCCAGACCGTCGATGTCGGCGACGCACCCGCCTACGCCTTCGACGGTGGGACTGACCAGTTCGTCCTTGACCCCGTTGAGGAGGTGTCCTACACGGAATCCGATGTCGACCACGTCTACTGTCTCACCGTCTCGGAAACTCATTCACTTATAGCAAATGATATGTCGGTCAAACAGTGCGACGGCGACGAGGACTGCGTGATGCTGTTGCTCGACGGCCTGCTGAACTTTAGCCGGAAATTCTTGCCGGATCAGCGAGGTGGCAGAATGGACGCGCCCCTGGTGATGTCCTCGCGGATCGACCCCTCGGAGATCGACGACGAGGCCCACAACGTCGACATCATGGCCGAATATCCCCGGGAGTTCTACGAGGCGACCCGGGAGATGGCAGACCCCGAGGCGGTCGCCGACGTCATGACCATCGCGGAGGACCGCCTGGGGACGGAGGGGGAGTACCACGGCTTCGCGCACACCCACGACACGGGGAACATCGCGGCCGGGCCGGCGCTGTCGGCATACAAGACCCTGGGGTCGATGGAGGAGAAGATGGACGCCCAGCTCGCCATCTCCCGCACGCTGCGGGCGGTCGACGAGGCCGACGTGGCCGAGCGGATCATCGAGTACCACTTCCTGCCGGACCTGCTCGGGAACCTGAAGGCCTTTACCAGCCAGGAGTACCTCTGCCGGGGGTGTGGCGAGAAGTACCGCCGGCCGCCGCTGACGGGGGAGTGCCGGGAGTGTGGCGGGGACGTCGCCCTCACGGTCCACGAGGGGTCGGTCAACAAGTACATGGACACCGCCCTCCGGGTCGCCGAGGAGTTCGGCGCCCGGGCGTACACCAAACAGCGCCTGCGGATCCTCGAGAAACGCATCGACCGGATCTTCGAGGACGACAACAACAAGCAGTCGGGCATCGCCGACTTCATGTAG
- a CDS encoding PPC domain-containing DNA-binding protein yields the protein MDYQEVDATREFVARLEHGGDWRAQIEAFAADEGIASAFFFGLGAVQDAELAFYDQDTKEYDSIVFEEPLEVVPAVGNVSTLDGEPFAHTHVALSRPDGTTVAGHLDSATVFAGELYLRAFDTDLVRERDPVTDLDLWNL from the coding sequence ATGGATTACCAGGAAGTCGACGCCACCCGGGAGTTCGTCGCGCGGCTGGAGCACGGCGGGGACTGGCGGGCCCAGATCGAGGCCTTCGCCGCCGACGAGGGGATCGCCTCCGCCTTCTTCTTCGGGCTGGGCGCGGTCCAGGACGCCGAACTCGCCTTCTACGACCAGGACACCAAGGAGTACGACAGCATCGTCTTCGAGGAACCGCTGGAGGTGGTGCCCGCCGTGGGGAACGTCTCGACGCTGGATGGCGAGCCCTTCGCGCACACTCACGTCGCGCTCTCGCGACCCGACGGGACGACGGTCGCCGGCCACCTGGACTCGGCGACGGTCTTCGCCGGCGAGCTCTACCTCCGTGCGTTCGACACCGACCTGGTCCGCGAGCGCGACCCCGTGACCGACCTGGACCTCTGGAACCTCTGA
- a CDS encoding 2'-5' RNA ligase family protein produces the protein MNSVNVPVPGRVSGLAAEVAADLTARQGGTDLGSAVGSAGSREARTDAGGVRVRDDRTLVAKRLPEGDPHRVEARAREAIAGTPPFEVRVDRVDQFAEPTAGPGPVVYLAVESPGLWELHERLCRVFEPVDRLESEEYTPHVTVARGGSRDAAERVLGPVEPVEWTVTELQFWDATRNLVAGRVSLPA, from the coding sequence GTGAACAGCGTCAACGTCCCGGTGCCGGGCCGCGTCTCCGGGCTGGCCGCGGAGGTCGCCGCCGACCTGACCGCCAGGCAGGGCGGGACCGACCTCGGCTCCGCCGTCGGCTCCGCCGGCTCCCGGGAGGCCCGGACCGACGCCGGCGGGGTGCGCGTTCGCGACGACCGGACGCTCGTGGCGAAGCGGCTCCCCGAGGGCGACCCCCACCGGGTCGAGGCCCGCGCCCGCGAGGCGATCGCGGGGACCCCGCCCTTCGAGGTCCGGGTCGACCGGGTCGACCAGTTCGCCGAACCCACCGCCGGCCCCGGGCCCGTCGTCTATCTGGCCGTCGAGTCGCCGGGGCTGTGGGAGCTCCACGAGCGGCTCTGCCGGGTCTTCGAGCCCGTCGACCGCCTCGAGAGCGAGGAGTACACCCCCCACGTGACGGTCGCCCGCGGGGGGAGCCGCGACGCCGCCGAGCGGGTGCTCGGTCCCGTCGAGCCCGTCGAGTGGACGGTCACCGAACTCCAGTTCTGGGACGCCACCCGGAACCTCGTCGCCGGCCGGGTCTCGCTGCCCGCCTGA
- a CDS encoding DUF7554 family protein encodes MDIETDTLLKVILVLVVVWLALEVLEAFVDVLQFILVPLPKLLGVAIIILIVLYLLDRL; translated from the coding sequence ATGGACATCGAGACCGACACGCTGCTGAAGGTCATCCTCGTCCTCGTGGTGGTCTGGCTCGCCCTGGAGGTCCTGGAGGCCTTCGTCGACGTCCTCCAGTTCATCCTCGTCCCCCTCCCCAAGCTGCTGGGGGTGGCCATCATCATCCTGATCGTCCTCTACCTGCTCGACCGGTTGTAG
- a CDS encoding helix-turn-helix transcriptional regulator — protein MRVAGRVVVVAFAVAALVLTVASVGVAVQDGPVGQTGIDADSTTLSAAVGPDGDADWRVTYRIELDDQNATDAFESLRQDIEANRSRYVATFRDRIGATAASAENATGREMSVGNFSVEAETRAQPDTTFGVVTYRFEWDGFAAADSDRIAAGDALDRLILDSGTALRVSWPDGYGVTGVTPDATEREEGAVVWRGPADFKAGEPRVTVERGAGSTPTETASPGGGGGDGGPGDGTNSGLGSLLPVALALVVALAAGGVLLARRGNVGPVGGDSGSDGSGSDDGGAGAAGDDAPAAPPEELLSNEERVLRLLEERGGRMKQQEAAAELDWTAAKTSQVVGDLRDEGELDSFRLGRENVLTLPDVEIDGSGGDDEE, from the coding sequence ATGCGAGTTGCAGGACGAGTCGTCGTCGTCGCGTTCGCCGTGGCCGCGCTGGTGCTGACTGTGGCCTCTGTCGGTGTCGCAGTACAGGATGGCCCCGTCGGACAGACCGGCATCGACGCCGACTCGACGACGCTTTCGGCCGCCGTCGGACCGGACGGCGACGCCGACTGGCGGGTCACCTACCGGATCGAACTCGACGACCAGAACGCCACGGACGCCTTCGAATCCCTCCGGCAGGACATCGAGGCCAACCGCTCGCGGTACGTCGCAACCTTCCGCGACCGCATCGGGGCCACCGCCGCCAGCGCCGAGAACGCGACCGGCCGCGAGATGTCGGTCGGGAACTTCAGCGTCGAGGCCGAAACCCGGGCACAGCCCGACACCACCTTCGGCGTAGTCACCTACCGCTTCGAGTGGGACGGCTTCGCCGCGGCCGACAGTGACCGCATCGCTGCGGGGGACGCGCTCGACAGGCTGATCCTCGATTCCGGGACCGCCCTGCGGGTCTCCTGGCCCGACGGCTACGGGGTCACGGGCGTCACGCCCGACGCCACCGAGCGCGAGGAGGGAGCCGTCGTCTGGCGCGGCCCCGCGGACTTCAAGGCCGGCGAGCCGCGGGTCACTGTCGAGCGGGGCGCCGGGTCCACGCCGACGGAGACGGCGTCGCCGGGCGGCGGTGGAGGGGACGGCGGGCCGGGCGACGGGACGAACAGCGGGCTCGGCAGCCTGCTCCCGGTCGCGCTCGCCCTGGTCGTCGCGCTGGCCGCCGGGGGCGTCCTCCTGGCTCGCCGGGGGAACGTCGGGCCAGTAGGCGGGGACAGCGGGAGCGATGGCAGCGGGAGCGACGACGGCGGAGCCGGAGCCGCGGGCGACGACGCGCCCGCGGCCCCGCCGGAGGAGCTGCTCAGCAACGAGGAGCGGGTGCTCCGGCTGCTGGAGGAGAGGGGTGGTCGGATGAAACAGCAGGAGGCCGCGGCGGAACTGGACTGGACGGCCGCCAAGACCAGCCAGGTCGTCGGCGACCTCCGCGACGAGGGCGAACTCGACTCGTTCCGGCTCGGCCGGGAGAACGTCCTCACGCTCCCCGACGTAGAGATCGACGGCAGCGGTGGCGACGACGAGGAGTGA